A genomic region of Amblyraja radiata isolate CabotCenter1 chromosome 16, sAmbRad1.1.pri, whole genome shotgun sequence contains the following coding sequences:
- the LOC116981742 gene encoding galactoside 2-alpha-L-fucosyltransferase 2-like — MKHHIFIHILLSVTFVSIYLGYQSIIGNLNKDTIVKSVKEDGQRSKALRKLENIPKGIWTVNSVGRIGNQMGQYATLYALAKLNGHQAYILPATATYLSPIFKTTLPTLHESLSKKLHLKPFQLHDWMDDEYHNIPGDYRMFTGYPCSWTFYHHLREEILREFTFHDFIVEETNAYLRRIRGERKNVTFVGVHVRRGDYLRIMPKIWKGVVADKKYLEKAMSYFRNKYKNVIFAVTSDGMDWCKENINNSKGDVFFSDTSNSPGQDLSILAHCNHTVMTIGTFGYWAGYLAGGETIFLDNYTLPNSLFLKVFTYKAAFLPQWIGIPADLSPLLKKPPVKKKTITKLTKHS; from the coding sequence ATGAAACATCACATCTTCATACACATTTTACTTTCAGTAACATTTGTTTCCATATATTTGGGATACCAGTCTATAATAGGTAATTTAAATAAAGATACAATTGTAAAAAGTGTTAAGGAAGATGGTCAAAGGTCAAAAGCGTTAAGGAAGCTGGAGAATATTCCAAAGGGAATTTGGACAGTAAATTCTGTTGGACGAATTGGCAACCAGATGGGGCAATATGCAACACTGTATGCTTTGGCAAAGCTGAATGGTCATCAGGCCTACATTTTGCCTGCCACGGCCACTTATCTGTCTCCTATCTTTAAAACTACCCTTCCAACCCTCCATGAAAGTTTGAGCAAAAAATTACACTTGAAGCCTTTCCAGCTCCATGACTGGATGGATGACGAGTATCATAATATTCCAGGGGACTATCGAATGTTCACGGGATACCCGTGCTCCTGGACCTTCTATCATCACTTACGAGAGGAAATTCTCCGCGAGTTCACCTTTCATGACTTTATCGTGGAAGAGACAAATGCATATCTGAGACGCATCAGGGGAGAGCGAAAGAATGTGACTTTTGTTGGTGTTCATGTTCGAAGGGGCGATTATTTACGCATCATGCCAAAGATCTGGAAAGGGGTTGTGGCAGATAAGAAATATTTAGAAAAAGCAATGTCTTACTTCAGAAATAAATACAAGAATGTAATTTTTGCAGTGACAAGTGATGGAATGGATTGGTGCAAGGAGAACATCAATAATTCCAAAGGGGATGTTTTCTTTTCAGATACATCGAACAGTCCAGGTCAAGATCTTTCTATTCTTGCTCATTGTAATCACACTGTAATGACGATAGGGACATTTGGGTATTGGGCTGGGTACCTCGCTGGTGGGGAGACTATTTTTCTCGATAACTACACTCTGCCTAATTCACTGTTTCTAAAGGTTTTTACGTACAAAGCAGCTTTCTTACCTCAATGGATTGGAATTCCAGCTGATCTCTCACCTCTTCTGAAGAAACCACCagtcaaaaaaaaaacaataactaAATTAAC